A single genomic interval of Arthrobacter sp. NicSoilB8 harbors:
- a CDS encoding urea amidolyase associated protein UAAP1, whose product MTQTTETPAPATATTAGARAHAREQHGRTADTMRHVPAGAAPARYSAGLPEAARERLSWAESVAFGRYTALPLARGTRIRLTDTDGDACVHVLIYRSGALHERLNVADTVKVPWQAYPTAGHPLLSDAGRLMGTIVADTSARHDALTGTTTLAGNTARYGAGTVHSSSPAGRELLTLAALKQGLGARDVAPSLSLFKGIRVDPEGGIRFTGSAGAGAAVEILLQMDAVVLLANTAHPLDPRPDFTGTAVDVVAWHAPDDLGLLEQGHLTGPLTPEHRQALNNTEHDLTARTAR is encoded by the coding sequence ATGACACAGACGACTGAAACACCAGCCCCCGCGACCGCCACCACCGCCGGAGCCCGGGCGCACGCCCGCGAGCAGCACGGCCGCACGGCTGACACCATGCGGCACGTCCCGGCCGGCGCCGCCCCGGCGCGGTACTCCGCGGGCCTGCCCGAGGCCGCCAGGGAACGCCTGAGCTGGGCCGAATCCGTGGCGTTCGGCCGCTACACCGCGCTGCCGCTGGCCCGCGGCACCCGGATCCGGCTCACGGACACCGACGGCGACGCCTGCGTCCACGTCCTGATCTACCGGAGCGGGGCCCTGCATGAACGGCTCAATGTGGCGGACACGGTCAAGGTACCGTGGCAGGCATACCCCACGGCGGGCCACCCGCTGCTCTCCGACGCCGGCCGGCTGATGGGCACGATCGTGGCCGACACGTCCGCCCGCCACGATGCCCTGACCGGCACCACCACACTGGCCGGGAACACTGCCCGCTACGGCGCCGGGACGGTCCACAGCAGCTCGCCCGCCGGGCGGGAACTGCTGACCCTGGCCGCGCTGAAGCAGGGACTGGGCGCACGGGATGTGGCGCCGTCGCTCTCGCTCTTCAAGGGCATCCGGGTTGACCCGGAGGGCGGCATCCGGTTCACCGGGTCCGCCGGCGCCGGAGCCGCCGTCGAGATCCTCCTGCAGATGGACGCCGTGGTGCTGCTGGCGAATACCGCCCACCCGCTGGATCCGCGGCCAGACTTCACCGGAACCGCCGTCGACGTCGTCGCCTGGCACGCGCCGGACGACCTCGGCCTGCTCGAGCAGGGGCACCTGACCGGGCCGCTGACCCCCGAACACCGGCAGGCCCTGAACAACACCGAACACGACCTCACGGCAAGGACCGCCCGATGA